The Thermoclostridium stercorarium subsp. stercorarium DSM 8532 genome contains a region encoding:
- a CDS encoding YceD family protein, giving the protein MVVDISEVVKVPGTEIKINKSGVIENLTDIYGSISVVGPVTFDGVIANMDGVLHLEGDARCTYVTSCDYCNSEIVRDLKVKINEDLVDEQKGSPEEDQYTFSGNVLYLDKILSDQIVLAMPLHHRCSNNCRIICEKCGKPITGEGCGCRDDNDGQPIDPRLAALKDLLEKKNTD; this is encoded by the coding sequence ATGGTAGTTGATATATCGGAAGTTGTAAAGGTACCAGGTACGGAAATAAAAATTAATAAGTCCGGCGTTATTGAAAACTTGACTGATATTTATGGCAGTATTTCAGTTGTCGGGCCTGTAACCTTTGATGGGGTTATTGCAAACATGGACGGCGTGTTGCATCTTGAGGGTGATGCTCGCTGTACGTATGTTACCAGTTGCGATTATTGCAATAGTGAAATTGTAAGGGACCTGAAAGTCAAAATAAATGAAGATTTGGTTGACGAACAGAAGGGCAGTCCCGAGGAGGATCAGTACACATTCAGCGGCAATGTGCTTTACCTTGACAAGATACTGTCTGATCAGATTGTGTTGGCAATGCCGTTGCATCACAGATGCAGCAACAATTGCCGGATAATTTGCGAAAAATGCGGAAAACCCATCACCGGTGAGGGATGTGGCTGTAGAGACGATAACGATGGACAGCCCATTGACCCGAGACTGGCCGCTTTAAAAGATTTATTGGAAAAGAAAAATACCGATTAG
- a CDS encoding aconitate hydratase, producing the protein MAGTITEKILDRHIIEGEKKPGAEIALRIDNTLTQDATGTMAYLQFEAIGIDRVRTEFSVSFVDHNMLQTDFKNADDHRYLQSVAQRYGIYFSKPGNGICHQVFLERFAKPGNTLIGSDSHTPTAGGIGCFAMGAGGLDVACAMAGAPFRIKYPKIVGIHLTGKLQPWVSAKDVILEILRRLDVKGGVGKVLEYFGEGVKTLSVTDRATIANMGTETGATTSIFPSDEITREFLRSQGREDQWIELLPDENAEYDEIIEIDLSAIEPMVALPHSPGNVVKVREAGKIKVDQVAIGSCTNSSLRDLKVVANVLKDRTVCSDLHVTISPGSRQVVEHLIESGEYRYLVRAGVRILENACGPCIGMGAAPNSGGVSVRTFNRNFKGRTGTADAQVYLVSPETAVATAITGYLTDPRELGEFPKFTMPEKFFINDNMILKPLPEEEARKVQIVRGPNIAPLPTFDPISDTLTGKVLIKVEDNITTDHIMPAGAKVLPLRSNIPEISKFVFESLDGNFYHKAKENNGGFIVAGENYGQGSSREHAALAPKYLGIKAVIAKSFARIHQANLINFGIVPLTFANPEDYDGIDEMDELEIYIGDLQGECTLYNRTKEKKIKLTHSLSRLDAEILKTGGKLPWIKKTAEKGNAK; encoded by the coding sequence ATGGCCGGCACAATCACCGAAAAAATACTTGACAGGCATATAATTGAAGGCGAGAAAAAGCCGGGTGCGGAAATTGCACTGCGTATAGACAATACGCTTACTCAGGATGCGACAGGAACGATGGCCTATCTGCAGTTTGAGGCCATAGGCATAGATAGGGTAAGAACAGAGTTCAGCGTAAGTTTTGTTGATCATAACATGCTTCAGACCGATTTTAAAAATGCGGATGACCACCGTTATCTTCAGTCGGTGGCGCAGCGATACGGCATTTATTTTTCCAAGCCCGGTAACGGTATTTGCCACCAGGTATTCCTTGAACGTTTCGCAAAACCAGGAAATACATTGATAGGATCAGACAGCCATACTCCAACCGCCGGGGGTATAGGATGCTTTGCGATGGGGGCTGGTGGTCTGGACGTGGCATGTGCCATGGCAGGCGCGCCTTTCAGGATTAAATATCCCAAAATTGTCGGGATACACCTTACCGGAAAATTGCAGCCATGGGTATCAGCAAAGGACGTTATTCTTGAGATACTCCGCAGGCTGGATGTTAAAGGCGGGGTCGGAAAAGTTCTTGAATATTTCGGCGAAGGTGTGAAAACTTTAAGTGTAACCGACAGGGCCACAATCGCAAATATGGGAACGGAAACAGGAGCCACGACAAGTATATTCCCCAGTGATGAAATTACAAGGGAATTTCTGCGAAGCCAGGGCAGGGAAGACCAGTGGATAGAACTGTTGCCCGATGAAAACGCTGAATATGACGAAATTATTGAAATAGATTTGTCAGCCATTGAGCCTATGGTGGCTTTGCCCCACAGCCCGGGAAATGTGGTTAAAGTCCGTGAAGCCGGAAAAATAAAGGTTGACCAGGTGGCGATAGGTTCATGCACAAATTCGTCATTAAGGGACCTGAAGGTTGTTGCGAACGTGTTGAAAGACAGAACGGTATGCAGTGATCTTCATGTAACTATAAGCCCTGGGTCACGACAGGTTGTTGAACACCTTATTGAAAGCGGTGAATACCGGTATCTGGTCAGAGCGGGAGTAAGGATTCTTGAGAATGCCTGCGGACCGTGTATAGGAATGGGCGCTGCTCCGAATTCGGGCGGTGTATCGGTAAGGACTTTTAACAGGAATTTTAAAGGCAGAACCGGAACCGCAGACGCGCAGGTTTATCTTGTGAGCCCTGAAACTGCCGTTGCAACAGCTATTACCGGATACCTTACCGACCCTCGTGAGCTTGGCGAATTTCCGAAATTCACAATGCCGGAAAAGTTTTTCATTAATGACAATATGATTCTTAAGCCGCTGCCCGAAGAGGAAGCCAGAAAAGTGCAGATTGTGAGAGGGCCGAATATTGCTCCGCTTCCTACTTTTGACCCGATAAGCGATACGCTGACAGGTAAGGTTCTTATCAAGGTGGAAGATAATATTACAACCGATCATATTATGCCTGCAGGCGCAAAAGTATTACCTTTAAGGAGCAATATTCCCGAAATATCGAAATTTGTGTTTGAAAGCCTTGACGGAAACTTTTATCATAAAGCTAAGGAAAATAACGGCGGGTTTATTGTCGCCGGAGAGAACTACGGTCAGGGCTCGAGCAGGGAACATGCCGCCCTTGCACCGAAATACCTGGGAATCAAGGCAGTTATTGCGAAATCTTTTGCCCGGATTCATCAGGCAAACCTGATAAATTTCGGTATTGTCCCGCTGACCTTTGCAAATCCAGAAGATTATGACGGCATTGACGAGATGGATGAACTGGAAATTTACATAGGGGACTTGCAGGGTGAGTGCACACTTTATAACAGGACAAAGGAAAAGAAAATTAAGCTTACCCATTCACTGTCGCGCCTTGATGCGGAAATATTGAAAACCGGCGGAAAACTTCCGTGGATTAAAAAGACTGCAGAGAAAGGAAATGCGAAATGA
- a CDS encoding DUF4364 family protein, which produces MTEYSDIAEKKILILYFLKIIEIPIGSMQFVRIMQENRLMNYFYMQQYLSELIEEGLVTVDKKEGISYYTITDKGLWVLNMFESILPAGLKKLLKDSISEIKNRIHAETMITADYYPEGDGYTVVCKIRENDFSLIEIKLAAGTKEDARNICKNWTEFPQEIYVEILDAIIKNREKSSPPAGFTDDQKERT; this is translated from the coding sequence ATGACCGAATACTCAGATATCGCTGAAAAAAAGATTCTGATCCTCTATTTCCTCAAAATCATTGAAATCCCCATAGGAAGCATGCAGTTTGTAAGAATAATGCAGGAAAACAGACTGATGAACTATTTTTACATGCAGCAATATTTAAGCGAACTGATTGAAGAAGGTCTGGTGACGGTAGATAAAAAAGAAGGCATTTCATATTATACAATCACCGACAAGGGCTTATGGGTGTTAAACATGTTTGAATCCATACTGCCCGCCGGTTTGAAGAAACTTCTGAAAGACAGCATATCCGAAATAAAAAACAGAATTCATGCCGAAACCATGATTACGGCAGACTACTATCCCGAAGGCGACGGATATACTGTAGTCTGCAAGATCAGGGAAAATGATTTTTCGTTAATCGAAATCAAACTGGCGGCGGGAACAAAGGAAGATGCCCGCAATATATGCAAGAACTGGACCGAATTCCCCCAAGAAATCTACGTGGAAATTCTGGATGCAATTATCAAAAACAGGGAAAAGAGCAGCCCACCCGCCGGATTTACGGATGATCAAAAAGAAAGGACTTAA
- a CDS encoding transglutaminase-like domain-containing protein, whose protein sequence is MKKVTAILIFMLVFPFICTVEGQAYGGFLCKDCLEHGIIGIQYPTEDGIRYKVAISKGPETYYYDYFGKGTEYFPLQFGNGEYNIALLKNVTGNKYMVVQKDTVQLNLADENTVYLQSVQNIRYKPEMKAVLKANELTYGLSGAFEKVKAVYEYVVSNIEYDYNAGFLSDKQYIPDIESTFINKKGICYDYASLFAGMLRSVGIPAKLVMGYSENVEGYHAWNEVFIDGSWVTIDTTYDATAGQGKNVKMIKDKKEYRTIKYY, encoded by the coding sequence GTGAAAAAAGTCACGGCTATTTTAATATTTATGTTAGTGTTCCCTTTTATTTGCACTGTTGAAGGACAAGCCTACGGAGGGTTTTTATGCAAGGACTGCCTGGAGCATGGAATAATAGGCATCCAATATCCGACAGAGGACGGTATACGTTACAAGGTAGCCATTTCGAAAGGCCCGGAAACATATTACTATGACTACTTCGGAAAGGGAACTGAATATTTTCCTCTTCAGTTTGGAAACGGTGAGTACAACATAGCTTTGTTAAAGAATGTTACAGGTAATAAATACATGGTAGTACAAAAGGATACCGTACAGCTTAATCTGGCTGACGAAAATACCGTTTATTTGCAGTCGGTGCAGAATATACGCTACAAACCTGAAATGAAGGCTGTTTTGAAGGCTAATGAGCTGACATACGGGCTGAGTGGTGCATTCGAAAAGGTAAAAGCTGTGTACGAGTACGTTGTTTCAAATATTGAATACGACTATAATGCCGGTTTTTTGTCGGACAAGCAGTATATACCCGATATTGAAAGCACTTTCATAAATAAAAAGGGAATTTGCTATGATTATGCATCACTGTTTGCCGGAATGCTGAGGTCAGTGGGAATTCCTGCAAAGCTTGTTATGGGGTATTCCGAAAACGTGGAAGGGTACCATGCATGGAATGAAGTGTTTATTGACGGCAGTTGGGTTACTATAGATACGACCTATGACGCGACTGCCGGGCAAGGTAAAAATGTAAAAATGATTAAGGATAAAAAGGAATATCGGACCATAAAATATTATTGA
- a CDS encoding pseudouridine synthase, with amino-acid sequence MQRRGRKTEQIRLQKYLAQCGVASRRRAEELIRQGKVRVNGQVVTEMGVKVSPDDHVEVDGRPVKPEKKKVYILMHKPRGYVTTVRDPEGRKTVMDLLEGVRERVYPVGRLDYDTSGLLLLTNDGDFANLLMHPRNEILKVYVVTVKGRPSEEALEKLRTGIRIDGYVTAPAFVRVLDEYENKTKLEITIHEGKNRQIRKMCEKIGHPVVRLKRIAYGTLELGDLKPGEWRYLTDREVKQLTEKVQYGTE; translated from the coding sequence TTGCAAAGGCGGGGAAGAAAAACGGAACAGATAAGGCTTCAGAAATATTTGGCTCAATGCGGTGTAGCTTCCCGAAGAAGGGCGGAGGAACTGATACGCCAGGGAAAAGTTCGGGTGAACGGACAGGTTGTAACCGAGATGGGCGTAAAGGTTTCACCTGACGATCATGTGGAAGTGGATGGCAGACCTGTTAAACCTGAAAAGAAAAAGGTCTATATTCTCATGCACAAACCGCGGGGCTATGTTACAACGGTAAGAGATCCCGAAGGAAGGAAAACGGTAATGGATTTGCTTGAAGGGGTCAGGGAGCGGGTATATCCTGTAGGGCGGCTTGACTATGACACGTCAGGTCTTCTTCTGCTGACAAACGACGGAGATTTTGCAAACCTGCTCATGCATCCGAGAAATGAAATATTAAAAGTGTATGTTGTAACGGTGAAGGGTAGGCCCTCGGAGGAAGCACTTGAAAAATTAAGAACGGGTATCAGGATAGACGGATATGTTACGGCTCCCGCTTTTGTGAGGGTTCTGGATGAGTATGAAAACAAAACTAAGCTGGAAATAACCATACACGAAGGCAAGAACAGACAGATAAGAAAAATGTGCGAAAAAATAGGCCATCCTGTGGTAAGGCTTAAAAGGATTGCGTATGGCACTTTGGAACTGGGGGATTTAAAGCCCGGGGAATGGCGTTATCTGACCGACAGGGAAGTAAAACAGCTGACGGAGAAGGTGCAATATGGTACAGAATAA
- the glyA gene encoding serine hydroxymethyltransferase: protein MKLEHIENFDPQIAQAIYDEVERQRSKIELIASENFVSKAVLEALGTPLTNKYAEGYPGKRYYGGCEYVDVVERLAIERAKELFGAEHVNVQPHSGAQANMAVFFAVLNPGDTFMGMDLSHGGHLSHGMAINMSGKYFKAVHYGVRKDTGFIDYDEVRELALKYRPKMIIAGASAYSRVIDFKAFREICDEVGAYLMVDMAHIAGLVAAGVHPSPVPYADFVTTTTHKTLRGPRGGMILCKEKYAKDIDRAVFPGIQGGPLMHVIAAKAVALKEALQPEFKEYQMQIVKNAKTLAAALQEQGFEIVSGGTDNHLMLVDLTNKNITGKDAQQLLDEVYITVNKNGIPYDTRSPFVTSGIRIGTPAVTARGMKENEMKEIAVLISKTLTDFDRYKDEVIGAVRDLTRRFPLYE, encoded by the coding sequence ATGAAGTTGGAGCACATTGAGAATTTTGATCCCCAGATTGCGCAGGCCATTTATGATGAAGTGGAAAGGCAAAGAAGCAAAATTGAGCTGATTGCTTCTGAAAACTTTGTAAGCAAAGCTGTTCTGGAAGCATTGGGGACACCTCTTACCAATAAGTATGCCGAGGGTTATCCCGGGAAAAGATATTATGGTGGCTGTGAATATGTGGATGTGGTAGAAAGGCTGGCAATTGAACGGGCGAAAGAACTTTTTGGGGCAGAACACGTAAATGTACAGCCTCATTCGGGAGCTCAGGCCAATATGGCGGTATTCTTTGCCGTGCTCAACCCGGGAGACACTTTTATGGGCATGGATCTGTCGCATGGTGGGCATCTGAGCCATGGTATGGCGATTAACATGTCCGGAAAATACTTTAAAGCGGTACATTACGGTGTAAGAAAGGATACCGGTTTTATTGACTATGATGAGGTCAGGGAGCTTGCTCTAAAGTACAGGCCCAAAATGATTATCGCCGGAGCAAGCGCTTATTCCAGAGTGATTGATTTCAAGGCGTTCAGGGAAATCTGCGACGAAGTTGGGGCATATCTCATGGTGGATATGGCTCATATAGCCGGCCTTGTAGCCGCAGGTGTGCATCCGAGTCCGGTTCCGTACGCCGATTTTGTTACGACGACAACTCACAAGACCCTTCGTGGTCCGAGAGGCGGAATGATCCTTTGCAAGGAGAAATACGCAAAAGATATTGATCGTGCCGTATTCCCGGGAATTCAGGGCGGCCCGCTTATGCATGTAATTGCGGCAAAGGCGGTTGCGCTTAAGGAAGCTTTACAGCCTGAATTCAAGGAATACCAGATGCAAATAGTGAAGAATGCAAAAACCTTGGCAGCGGCATTACAGGAACAGGGTTTTGAAATTGTTTCCGGAGGTACCGACAACCACCTGATGCTTGTGGATCTGACAAATAAAAACATTACAGGCAAGGATGCTCAGCAGCTGCTTGACGAGGTGTATATTACGGTTAATAAAAACGGTATTCCTTATGACACCAGAAGTCCTTTCGTAACGAGCGGAATACGGATCGGAACACCCGCTGTAACGGCAAGAGGTATGAAAGAAAATGAAATGAAGGAAATAGCGGTACTTATTTCAAAAACACTGACTGATTTTGACAGGTACAAGGATGAAGTTATCGGAGCGGTCAGGGATTTAACCAGAAGATTTCCGCTTTATGAATAG
- a CDS encoding manganese efflux pump MntP family protein, with amino-acid sequence MDYFFIIALAVGLAMDAFAVSVSCGLCVIKRRYWHAVRAALFFGFFQWGMLSLGWLSGSTFRTFIEPVDHWIAFVLLTFIGVKMWKESTEEAEPLDLTSVKLMLTLSVATSIDAFAAGISITALGYPIVLPSIVVGTITFCLSFAGVLLGCWMTSYTKFSKYLNRLGSVILIVIGTKILIEHLLS; translated from the coding sequence ATGGATTATTTTTTTATTATAGCTCTTGCAGTCGGACTTGCGATGGATGCATTTGCGGTATCGGTATCGTGCGGATTGTGTGTTATTAAAAGACGTTACTGGCATGCCGTACGGGCAGCTCTTTTTTTTGGCTTTTTTCAATGGGGAATGTTGTCCTTGGGATGGCTTTCGGGTTCAACGTTCAGAACATTCATAGAACCCGTTGATCACTGGATTGCATTTGTGCTGCTGACTTTTATCGGAGTGAAAATGTGGAAGGAGTCCACGGAAGAAGCCGAACCTTTGGATTTGACAAGTGTCAAACTGATGCTGACACTCTCGGTGGCTACGAGTATAGATGCATTTGCGGCAGGTATAAGTATTACAGCCCTCGGTTATCCCATTGTATTACCGTCGATTGTAGTAGGAACCATAACATTTTGCCTGTCTTTCGCCGGGGTTTTGCTCGGCTGCTGGATGACCAGCTACACCAAATTCAGTAAATATCTGAACCGGCTGGGCTCGGTTATTCTTATAGTAATCGGCACGAAAATTTTAATTGAGCATCTGCTCAGTTGA
- the rpmF gene encoding 50S ribosomal protein L32, giving the protein MAVPKRKVSKQRRNKRRTHYKIDAPMLVLCPQCHSLKMPHRVCKECGYYNGKEIIKVEA; this is encoded by the coding sequence ATGGCAGTACCAAAAAGGAAGGTATCAAAACAAAGAAGAAACAAGAGAAGAACACATTATAAAATCGATGCGCCAATGCTGGTTTTGTGCCCTCAGTGTCATAGTCTGAAAATGCCGCACCGCGTTTGCAAGGAATGCGGATATTATAATGGAAAAGAAATTATTAAAGTTGAAGCATAA
- a CDS encoding NADP-dependent isocitrate dehydrogenase — MSKIVMKTPLVEMDGDEMTRIIWRYVKDELIHPFIELKTEYYDLGLEYRDKTEDQVTVDAAEATKKYGVAVKCATITPNAERVKEYNLKKMWKSPNATIRAILDGTVFRTPIVVKGIEPFVRTWKKPICIARHAYGDIYKNTEMRIDRPGKAELVFTDENGNETRSLIHSFDSHGILMGMHNTDKSIRSFAKACFNYALDQKMDLWFATKDTISKTYDHHFKDIFQEIYENEYKDKFKEAGIEYFYTLIDDAVARVIRSEGGFVWACKNYDGDVMSDMVATAFGSLAMMTSVLVSPEGYYEYEAAHGTVQRHYYKYLKGEPTSTNSVATIFAWTGALRKRGELDGLSDLVDFADKLEGAVKQTIEEGVMTGDLAALSVLPDKKTVNTLEFIKEVRKRLTQALNS, encoded by the coding sequence ATGAGTAAGATTGTGATGAAGACACCCCTTGTGGAGATGGACGGGGACGAAATGACCCGGATCATTTGGAGATATGTAAAGGACGAGCTCATACATCCTTTCATTGAGCTGAAGACCGAATATTATGATTTGGGGCTGGAATACCGTGACAAAACGGAGGATCAGGTGACAGTTGATGCTGCCGAGGCAACTAAAAAATACGGCGTTGCGGTAAAATGTGCGACAATAACGCCGAACGCCGAAAGGGTTAAAGAATATAACCTCAAAAAGATGTGGAAAAGTCCCAATGCTACCATCAGGGCAATACTGGACGGAACGGTGTTCAGGACCCCGATTGTTGTAAAAGGCATTGAGCCGTTTGTGAGAACGTGGAAGAAACCAATTTGTATTGCCCGCCATGCCTACGGGGACATTTATAAGAATACCGAAATGAGAATTGACAGGCCTGGTAAAGCCGAGCTGGTGTTTACCGACGAAAACGGAAATGAAACAAGAAGCCTGATTCATTCGTTTGACTCACACGGAATATTAATGGGAATGCATAACACCGACAAATCCATAAGAAGTTTTGCAAAAGCATGTTTCAATTATGCCCTTGATCAAAAAATGGATTTGTGGTTTGCTACCAAAGATACAATATCAAAAACATATGATCACCATTTTAAGGATATCTTTCAGGAAATTTATGAGAATGAGTACAAGGACAAGTTTAAGGAAGCAGGGATTGAGTATTTTTACACACTGATTGATGATGCGGTTGCCCGTGTAATTCGTTCCGAAGGCGGGTTTGTATGGGCTTGCAAGAATTATGACGGGGATGTTATGTCGGACATGGTTGCAACCGCATTCGGAAGCCTTGCCATGATGACCTCGGTACTTGTATCGCCTGAAGGTTATTATGAATATGAAGCAGCCCATGGAACGGTTCAGAGACATTATTACAAATACCTGAAAGGTGAACCTACTTCTACGAACTCGGTAGCGACCATATTCGCATGGACCGGTGCTTTAAGAAAACGTGGTGAGCTGGACGGATTAAGTGACCTTGTGGACTTCGCTGACAAACTGGAAGGTGCTGTGAAGCAGACAATTGAAGAAGGTGTTATGACCGGGGATTTGGCTGCCCTTTCGGTTTTGCCCGATAAGAAGACCGTCAATACCCTGGAATTTATAAAAGAGGTTAGAAAACGCCTTACTCAGGCGCTGAACAGCTAA
- a CDS encoding DUF512 domain-containing protein has product MSNLKICEVYSGSIAEEAGIEAGDILLSVNGQKIVDVFDYRFLTQDEKLTLDVLKPDGNILRVDIEKDEFEDIGLEFENPLMDEEKSCRNKCIFCFIDQLPKGMRESLYFKDDDARLSFLFGNYITMTNMGKDDIDRIVKYHMSPVNVSVHTTNPELRCKMLNNRFAGDVMEKMRILADNGITLNAQIVLCRDINDGNELDRTLTDLSSLMPQLNSISVVPVGLTKFREGLPVLKPFDKKSAVDVIAQVEKWQEFFLKKTGSRRVFLADEWYLMSDTLLPPYSHYEDFPQIENGIGMAASLIEEFNWALSGEKSRTVRKTVSIATGVLAEKIISDIAKRAEAHFPGLKILVYPIENNFFGKSITVSGLLTGTDIKEQLSGKFLGDVLLLPSNMFRAGTDIFLDDMTLKELASFLGVNIEKVDVDGGELLRHLIL; this is encoded by the coding sequence ATGAGTAACCTTAAGATTTGCGAAGTATACAGCGGAAGTATTGCCGAAGAAGCGGGTATAGAAGCAGGGGATATACTTCTGTCGGTTAACGGGCAGAAAATCGTAGATGTGTTTGACTACCGGTTTTTAACCCAGGATGAAAAACTGACTCTGGATGTATTAAAACCTGACGGCAATATTCTGAGGGTTGATATTGAGAAAGATGAGTTTGAGGATATCGGCCTTGAGTTCGAAAATCCGCTGATGGATGAAGAAAAAAGTTGCAGGAATAAATGTATATTCTGTTTTATAGATCAATTGCCCAAAGGAATGAGGGAATCTCTGTATTTCAAGGATGATGACGCACGTCTGTCGTTTTTGTTCGGAAACTATATTACAATGACCAACATGGGAAAGGATGACATAGACAGGATAGTTAAATATCATATGTCACCCGTTAACGTGTCAGTGCATACAACGAATCCCGAACTGAGATGCAAAATGCTTAACAATCGGTTTGCTGGCGACGTTATGGAAAAAATGAGAATTCTGGCCGATAATGGTATAACGTTGAACGCACAGATTGTTTTATGCAGGGATATAAACGACGGCAATGAACTGGATCGGACACTGACTGACTTGTCGTCGCTGATGCCACAGCTGAACAGCATATCGGTGGTACCGGTCGGGCTTACTAAATTCAGGGAAGGACTTCCGGTTCTTAAGCCATTTGACAAAAAGTCAGCCGTTGACGTGATAGCGCAGGTGGAAAAGTGGCAGGAATTTTTTCTGAAAAAGACAGGGAGCAGAAGAGTATTTTTGGCTGATGAATGGTATCTGATGTCGGACACGCTGCTTCCTCCTTACAGCCATTATGAAGATTTTCCGCAGATTGAAAACGGCATCGGTATGGCTGCATCTCTTATTGAGGAGTTTAATTGGGCGCTGTCAGGGGAGAAGAGCCGTACAGTGAGGAAAACTGTCAGTATTGCAACCGGAGTGCTTGCCGAAAAGATTATATCCGATATTGCGAAACGTGCCGAAGCACATTTTCCGGGGTTGAAAATACTTGTATATCCGATTGAAAATAATTTTTTCGGGAAAAGTATTACCGTTTCAGGACTTTTGACGGGAACCGACATTAAAGAGCAGCTGTCCGGCAAGTTTCTGGGTGATGTTCTGTTGCTGCCGTCCAATATGTTCAGGGCGGGTACGGATATTTTTCTTGATGACATGACATTAAAAGAACTTGCTTCCTTTCTTGGTGTTAATATTGAGAAGGTGGATGTCGACGGAGGAGAACTTCTCAGGCATTTGATTTTATAA
- a CDS encoding glycosyltransferase produces MKEKLVVGQFNDSFVPVMDGVTNVVKNYAYWLDKKYGECYVATPAYPGYVDREEFPVLRYYSIPLKKREPYRIGLELLDINFRTMIKSIPFDIVHAHCPFTSGVVALQIARKNNIPIVATFHSKFYDDFKQVLKIDAFAKFCTRIVMEFFDKVDQVWTVNKSTADTLREYGYKGDIEIVPNGTDFVMPENMDSLIEETENKLNLKKDDLVFLFVGQHIWQKNVKLLVDSLKILSDRNVDYKMFFVGDGYAKDELEAYVKELGLTNRITFLGKILDRDYLRSLFARADLFLFPSVYDNAPIVIREAAAVATPSLVIANSNTAEGIIDNVNGFLSENDAESYANRIISIIKDRDLLKKVGEKARETIYRDWESIVDEVYRRYLEIIRIHKKVNKIS; encoded by the coding sequence ATGAAAGAAAAACTTGTTGTTGGCCAGTTTAACGACTCGTTTGTACCTGTTATGGACGGGGTTACAAACGTGGTGAAAAACTATGCTTACTGGCTGGATAAAAAATACGGCGAATGTTATGTAGCCACACCTGCATATCCAGGTTATGTGGATAGAGAGGAGTTCCCGGTATTGCGTTATTACTCTATTCCTCTGAAGAAGCGGGAACCGTACCGAATTGGGCTGGAATTGCTTGATATAAATTTCCGTACGATGATAAAAAGCATTCCTTTTGATATTGTCCATGCCCACTGTCCTTTTACTTCGGGTGTTGTTGCGCTGCAAATAGCAAGAAAAAATAACATCCCTATTGTAGCCACATTCCATTCAAAATTCTACGACGATTTCAAACAGGTTTTGAAAATAGACGCGTTTGCGAAATTTTGCACCCGCATAGTAATGGAATTTTTCGACAAAGTGGATCAGGTCTGGACGGTAAACAAGAGTACCGCCGATACATTGCGTGAATATGGCTATAAGGGGGACATAGAAATAGTACCTAACGGCACAGATTTTGTCATGCCTGAAAACATGGACAGCCTTATAGAGGAAACAGAAAATAAACTGAATTTAAAGAAGGACGATCTTGTTTTTCTGTTTGTAGGCCAGCATATCTGGCAGAAAAATGTAAAGCTTCTTGTGGATTCGCTTAAGATTTTGTCAGACAGGAACGTGGATTACAAAATGTTCTTTGTCGGTGACGGATATGCGAAGGATGAACTGGAAGCCTATGTTAAGGAATTGGGGCTTACCAACAGAATAACCTTTTTGGGAAAAATTCTGGACAGGGATTACCTTCGCTCATTATTTGCAAGGGCTGACTTATTCCTGTTCCCTTCGGTATATGACAATGCGCCCATTGTGATCCGTGAGGCTGCTGCCGTTGCGACGCCTTCCCTTGTTATCGCAAACAGCAACACGGCCGAAGGGATAATAGACAACGTAAACGGGTTTTTAAGCGAAAATGACGCGGAATCTTACGCAAACAGAATTATAAGCATAATTAAGGACAGAGATTTGCTGAAAAAAGTCGGGGAAAAGGCGAGAGAAACAATATACAGGGACTGGGAAAGCATAGTGGATGAAGTATACCGGAGGTATCTGGAGATTATCAGAATTCATAAAAAAGTGAACAAGATTTCATAA